The Mycetohabitans endofungorum genome contains a region encoding:
- a CDS encoding dihydroorotase, translating to MKIHIKGGRVIDPVAGTEQQADVWIADGHIVSIGAATAPWHDVQTLDATGLAIAPGLVDLCARLREPGYEYRATLESEMAAALAGGVTSLVCPPDTDPPLDEPGLVEMLKFRARNLDQVHVYPLGALTVGLKGEVITEMAELTEAGCVGFTQAERPIVNTTVLLRALQYANTFGYTVWLRPQDPYLGRGGIAASGPVASRLGLPGVPVAAETIALHTIFELMRATGARVHLQHLSSAAGLELVRAAKREGLPVTCDVTINHVHLIDVDIGYFDAQFRVDPPLRSQRDRDAIRAALADGTIDAICSDHTPVDDDEKLRPFGEASPGASGLELLLSLALKWATEEKRSLAHALAKVTCAPAGLLGLPAGRLEPGATADLCVFDPAAHWHVEPRALKSQGHNTPFLGYELPARVRTTIVAGRVAYDSRDRQA from the coding sequence ATGAAGATTCATATCAAGGGTGGTCGCGTTATCGACCCGGTGGCGGGCACCGAGCAACAGGCGGATGTTTGGATCGCGGATGGCCACATTGTCTCGATTGGCGCCGCTACGGCGCCATGGCACGATGTCCAAACCCTCGATGCCACGGGGCTAGCGATCGCCCCGGGACTGGTCGATTTGTGCGCGCGGCTGCGCGAGCCAGGGTACGAGTATCGCGCGACGCTGGAGTCCGAGATGGCTGCGGCGCTGGCCGGCGGCGTGACTAGCCTCGTGTGTCCGCCCGATACCGACCCGCCGCTGGACGAGCCGGGGCTGGTCGAAATGTTGAAGTTCCGTGCTCGCAACCTGGACCAAGTCCATGTGTATCCGCTCGGGGCACTGACGGTGGGCTTGAAGGGCGAGGTTATCACCGAGATGGCCGAGTTGACCGAGGCGGGGTGCGTCGGCTTCACGCAGGCGGAGCGACCGATCGTCAACACTACGGTACTGCTGCGGGCGCTGCAATACGCGAACACGTTCGGCTACACGGTCTGGTTGCGGCCGCAGGACCCGTATCTGGGCCGCGGCGGTATCGCCGCCAGCGGACCGGTCGCGTCGCGGCTCGGGCTGCCAGGGGTGCCGGTGGCCGCCGAGACGATCGCGCTGCATACGATCTTCGAGCTGATGCGCGCGACGGGTGCGCGGGTTCATCTGCAACACTTGTCGTCGGCGGCGGGCCTCGAACTGGTGCGCGCAGCCAAGCGCGAAGGGCTGCCGGTCACGTGCGACGTCACGATCAATCATGTTCACTTGATCGATGTGGACATCGGCTACTTCGACGCTCAATTTCGCGTCGATCCGCCGCTGCGCTCGCAGCGCGACCGCGATGCGATCCGCGCGGCGCTTGCTGACGGCACCATCGATGCGATCTGCTCGGATCATACGCCCGTGGACGACGACGAAAAACTGCGGCCCTTCGGCGAGGCGTCGCCCGGGGCGAGCGGACTGGAACTGCTGCTATCGTTGGCGCTCAAGTGGGCGACTGAGGAGAAGCGGTCGTTGGCACACGCGCTGGCCAAGGTCACCTGTGCGCCGGCTGGATTGCTCGGGTTGCCGGCGGGCAGGCTCGAGCCCGGCGCCACTGCGGACCTGTGCGTGTTCGATCCCGCCGCGCATTGGCATGTCGAGCCACGGGCGCTAAAAAGCCAAGGGCACAATACGCCGTTCCTGGGATACGAATTGCCAGCGCGAGTGCGCACCACGATCGTGGCCGGGCGCGTTGCGTACGACAGCCGAGACCGGCAGGCGTGA
- a CDS encoding lysophospholipid acyltransferase family protein: MNRFSVAWRKARLVVHVLQGAWTVATRFSRTDDDGRRALTRQWSLRFLALAGVRLVVHHDERRIDAGTMVVGNHVSWIDIYVINAWRPTPFVSKAEVRNWPVIGWLAAKLDTTFVRRDKRSDAKRIMHELAQRLQGGRSICVFPEGTTSDGVEVLPFHANLFQAAVSAGAPVQPIGLMYEDAHGCQSTAPAYVGDITLGQSLDALLRDGPLTVHLYVGAALKATERRTAAHDAQHVVGEALREMQRHVQPPLTRQVLSDAPTYMKRSVSARLLMSQADAADAMKDAWDRVH; the protein is encoded by the coding sequence GTGAACCGGTTTTCAGTCGCATGGCGCAAGGCGCGGCTTGTCGTGCACGTGCTGCAAGGCGCGTGGACGGTTGCCACGCGCTTTTCGCGCACCGACGACGATGGCCGCCGGGCATTGACGCGACAGTGGAGCCTGCGCTTTCTCGCGCTCGCTGGCGTGCGGCTCGTCGTGCACCATGACGAGCGTCGCATCGATGCGGGCACGATGGTGGTCGGCAATCATGTCTCGTGGATTGACATCTATGTGATCAATGCCTGGCGGCCGACACCGTTCGTCTCCAAGGCGGAGGTGCGCAACTGGCCCGTGATCGGTTGGCTGGCCGCCAAGCTCGACACCACGTTCGTACGGCGCGACAAGCGCAGCGATGCAAAGCGGATCATGCACGAACTGGCGCAGCGGCTCCAAGGCGGGCGGTCGATCTGCGTGTTTCCGGAGGGCACGACGTCCGACGGCGTCGAGGTGCTGCCTTTTCATGCGAACCTGTTCCAAGCTGCGGTGTCGGCCGGCGCGCCGGTCCAACCGATTGGCCTGATGTACGAGGATGCGCACGGGTGCCAGTCCACCGCGCCCGCGTATGTGGGTGATATTACGCTTGGGCAATCGCTGGACGCATTGTTGCGTGACGGGCCGTTAACGGTCCATTTGTACGTCGGTGCGGCGCTTAAAGCCACCGAGCGACGAACTGCCGCGCATGATGCGCAGCATGTGGTCGGTGAAGCACTGCGTGAGATGCAGCGGCACGTGCAACCGCCATTGACGCGGCAGGTGCTATCCGATGCTCCTACATACATGAAGCGGTCCGTCAGTGCTCGACTTCTAATGTCGCAAGCCGACGCTGCAGATGCCATGAAGGATGCGTGGGATCGCGTGCATTGA
- a CDS encoding symmetrical bis(5'-nucleosyl)-tetraphosphatase, protein MKSCIAHCAIEPAAATAAVINTASATPIAIGDVQGCCNALERLLDKLGPPTDTPLWFTGDLVNRGPASLAALRRIAGLGERAVAVLGNHDLHLLAIAAGVHRPKRGDTLDDILGAPDAADLIEWLRHRPLAHYDGCRLLVHAGVLPQWDVSTALALAREVETRLRSTDWKAFLQHLWGNEPNTWHDKLSGNDRSRVIVNAMTRMRFCDVHGRIEFNASGSPNSAPVGFMPWFNVPGRRTADALVVFGHWAALGLQVRDDVIALDSGCVWGDKLSAVRLDTDPKRRTVVQIDCSKQR, encoded by the coding sequence TTGAAATCATGCATAGCTCACTGCGCGATTGAACCCGCCGCAGCCACCGCTGCCGTTATCAACACGGCCAGCGCAACACCAATCGCCATCGGCGACGTACAAGGCTGCTGCAATGCACTGGAGCGGCTGCTCGACAAGCTCGGACCACCGACCGACACGCCGTTATGGTTCACTGGCGACTTGGTGAACCGCGGCCCCGCGTCGCTTGCAGCATTACGCCGCATCGCCGGGCTCGGCGAGCGCGCCGTTGCCGTACTTGGCAACCACGACCTGCATTTGCTGGCCATCGCAGCAGGCGTGCATCGCCCAAAGCGCGGTGACACACTTGACGACATCCTCGGCGCACCGGACGCAGCCGACCTAATCGAGTGGCTACGACATCGCCCACTGGCCCACTATGATGGGTGCAGGCTGCTCGTACACGCCGGCGTACTGCCACAGTGGGATGTCAGCACCGCGCTTGCACTTGCTCGCGAGGTTGAAACACGGCTACGCAGCACTGACTGGAAAGCATTCCTTCAGCACCTATGGGGCAACGAACCCAACACATGGCACGACAAACTGTCCGGTAATGACCGCTCGCGCGTGATCGTCAACGCGATGACACGCATGCGTTTCTGCGACGTGCACGGACGGATAGAATTCAATGCAAGCGGCAGTCCGAACAGCGCACCGGTCGGTTTCATGCCGTGGTTCAACGTGCCAGGCCGCCGCACCGCTGATGCACTGGTCGTGTTCGGCCATTGGGCAGCACTGGGCCTGCAAGTGCGCGACGACGTGATTGCGCTAGACTCAGGCTGCGTATGGGGCGACAAACTGTCTGCAGTACGGCTCGATACGGATCCCAAGAGACGGACTGTAGTACAAATCGATTGCAGCAAGCAGCGCTGA
- the rfbB gene encoding dTDP-glucose 4,6-dehydratase, giving the protein MILVTGGAGFIGSNFVLNWLHSNDEAILNVDKLTYAGNLRTLKSLEGDARHLFARVDICDRAALGTLFANYAPRAVVHFAAESHVDRSIHGPAEFVQTNVIGTFTLLEAARTYWNKLDADAKAAFRFLHVSTDEVFGSLLESDPPFSETTPYAPNSPYSATKAGSDHLVRAYHHTYGLPTLTTNCSNNYGPYHFPEKLIPLTIANALAGKPLPVYGDGQNVRDWLYVGDHCAAICEVLARGKPGETYNVGGWNEKKNIEVVHTLCDLLDELNPKATGSYRDQITFVTDRPGHDRRYAIDARKLERDLGWKPAETFESGLKKTVRWYLDNQDWVNDVQSGEYRKWVELNYAQRA; this is encoded by the coding sequence ATGATTCTCGTAACGGGTGGTGCCGGGTTCATCGGCAGCAATTTCGTGCTCAACTGGTTGCATAGCAACGATGAAGCTATTCTTAACGTTGATAAGCTTACCTACGCAGGCAACCTACGCACGTTGAAGTCGCTTGAGGGTGACGCACGCCATTTGTTTGCGCGTGTGGACATCTGCGATCGCGCAGCACTCGGTACCCTCTTTGCAAATTATGCGCCGCGTGCGGTCGTGCACTTTGCCGCGGAAAGCCATGTTGATCGCTCGATTCATGGGCCAGCCGAATTTGTACAGACAAACGTGATCGGCACTTTCACGTTGCTGGAGGCCGCTCGCACCTACTGGAACAAGCTGGATGCTGATGCGAAGGCTGCATTTCGGTTCTTGCATGTGTCCACCGATGAGGTATTTGGCTCGCTATTGGAAAGCGATCCGCCATTTTCCGAAACGACACCGTATGCGCCAAACAGCCCATATTCGGCCACTAAAGCTGGCTCTGACCACTTGGTGAGGGCGTACCATCATACTTATGGCCTACCTACGCTGACGACAAACTGCTCGAATAACTACGGGCCGTACCATTTCCCTGAGAAACTGATTCCACTGACGATTGCCAATGCGCTCGCTGGCAAGCCGTTGCCGGTGTACGGTGACGGGCAGAATGTGCGCGACTGGTTGTATGTCGGCGACCATTGTGCGGCGATCTGTGAGGTGCTCGCGCGTGGCAAACCTGGTGAGACCTACAATGTAGGTGGTTGGAACGAAAAAAAGAACATTGAGGTTGTGCACACACTGTGCGATTTGCTGGATGAACTTAATCCAAAGGCCACCGGCTCGTATCGCGACCAAATCACGTTTGTCACTGATCGTCCGGGCCACGATCGCCGTTATGCAATCGATGCAAGAAAGCTCGAGCGCGACCTTGGCTGGAAGCCTGCCGAGACATTCGAAAGCGGCCTGAAAAAGACTGTTCGATGGTACCTTGACAATCAAGACTGGGTAAACGATGTGCAGTCGGGTGAGTATCGCAAATGGGTTGAATTAAATTATGCACAACGCGCGTGA